In Desmospora profundinema, the sequence AGCAATCGGAGCCGCCCGAGTCCGCTTTCCATCGGAAACCACGGCAAAGCTGGAGCGCCTCGCTGTCCTTGCCAGTCACCGCGGATGTGGAATCGGACAGCTTCTGATGGAAAAGGCGGAAACGGTAGCAACTGAACGGGGAAAAAAAGAGATGGTGCTGAACGCCCAGGTTCAGGCCCTCCCTTTTTATCACCGCTTGGGCTACCGTGATTTTGGAGAACCGTTTGATGATGCAGGCATCCCTCACAAAACAATGACCAAAGCGATTCCGTAAAAGAAAGCCGATCCCCAGAGGGGGTCGGCTATTGTTATGTCGGTTTCCGCCGGTTTTGGAGTTGTTCCACTACGGAACCTTCTACAGTGCAAGTACCTAAAGGAGCGTGATACATGGAACCGTGTCGTTCGCCGTGAAAATCGGATCCAGCGGTGCCGATCAACTGGTGTTTGGCAGCGATATCCCTGTAGCGCTGTTCCATCTCTTGGTCATGATCGGGGTGACGGACCTCGATCCCGGCCAGACCCGACTCCGCCAACCGACAAACCAGCCAATCATCTCCATACAGACCGGGGTGAGCCAACACCGGAACCCCTCCCGCCTCCCGAATCAACCCGATGGCATCTTTCGGAGTCAAGCGCGGAGTAGTGACATAGGCTTTTCCATCTTTTCCGAGAAAGCGGTCAAACGCTTCATCCATGCTGTTTACGACTCCTTTTTCAATCAGCACCTCTGCGATATGAGGGCGTCCCACATTCGTTCCATCCTCCCGCTTTTTGGCTAACACTTCCTCCAGACGGATATCCACCCCCAATTGGCGCAGTCGTTCCACAACCAATCCATTTCGTTTTTGCCGGACCTCCCTTTGCCCCTTCAGTCTGGACAATAACCGGGAATCGTGGACATCCATGAAATAACCCAAAACATGAATATCCTGACCGTTGGCCAACGTGCTCACTTCCACACCGGCGATGACATCAATCCCTCTTTTTTCTCCTTCGGCCTTGGCCCGTTCCACCCCTTCAACCGTATCGTGATCGGTTAAAGCAATTCCCGACAATCCCGCTTCCCGGGCCAGATAAACAACGTCTTCCGGAGTCATCATCCCGTCGGAAGCCGTCGTATGCACATGTAGATCCCATCGTTTCAATCGGCCATTCCCCTTTCAACCGCTGTAAAACTTTCCCGTACCCTTTACCATGTCCCATTCATACCGTTGATTTGCCATTCATAGGATGAAAATACCTTTGGCTGAGGCGAGACTCGTACCGGGTAATGCAAATGTTGGCGCTTTTACGTTTATTTCTTCGCCTGATTTGGGTTATCAGCTTGAACACCACATCCGATCCGTGTGGAGGTTGCCCTTTCAGGACGACTACTGGAAGGGTTTCGTCCAAAAGGAGGTTGCCCTTTGAGACTGAGAATCAAGTCGATTGCCGGGTTGATCCGGACGAAGGACCACGTAGACAGCACCCTCCGCTCCCAAGGGTTTGTCGGCCGCTCTGGCCAGTATGACATTCGTATCCAGGACAGTGCATCCGGCCATGTCTACCGGCTTCGGATCCCTACTTATCCCCATTCTGCCGGGGAACGGGACACCTGCCCGATGATGCGTCTGGGTGAGCCCTCCATCCACTGTAACAGAGGCTCGTCCCGTTTCCAATCAAACAAAGCAGACATTCCTTCCCCTATCGTGGAAGCCGCCAACGATAAATTAGCAGAAATCGTCTCTTATCTCCATTCCCGTCCCACTCTCCCGTAAAATTGAATTTTCACTCACTCCGTAAAGATGAAGTATGAAAAAGCAGCACCCCGCTGGGGTGCTGCAACACTCAACTCATCTTAGGTGCGTTTTTTGATTTCTTCTTTCATCCGTTGACCCAACTCTCTCGCTTTCTCGGAGGAGAGCTTTTCTCTGGAATCACGATCGATTCCCAGCTCGTTTCCCACTTCGTTCATCAGTTCATCGATCTTGCGATCATCAGCCGTTTGGTTGGCCCGATCTTGCTCCTGATTGAAAAAGCGAAACAAACGCAACGCCCCCTTTACCTGATCGTTGAGTGCAGTTTTTATTATTTCTCCTCTGCCTTAAATTATCATAAGACGAGCAAGAAAATCCGACTCTTCCGGGCAAGGGGAAAGGTTCCAGCCAAAGCGATTGAACCCTTTCACCGAGGCGAAATCACGTTATTCCAATCTTTTCTTACGGACGGTTCCGCTTTGCTGTGTTAAACTAAAAAATTGGATTCAACTAATCCAAGCTTATCCACACAAGGAGGACTGACTTTACTCGTGGCATCCATATCCAACGAATCCCGCGAACAATGGTCGGGAAAAATGGGCTTTATTCTAGCTTCCATCGGTTCCGCCGTCGGATTAGGCAGTATCTGGCGGTTTCCTTTTGTAACAGGGGATAACGGCGGAGGCGCATTTGTCCTTATCTATCTGTTATCGATTCTGCTCCTTGGCCTGCCGGTGCTGTTAAGTGAAATTGTGTTGGGACGTTCCTCACAAAAAAACCCCATCGGCGCTTACCGTCATCATGCCCCAGGGACTCCCTGGTTTCTGAGCGGATATATTGGAATCGTCGCCACCGTCATCATCTTGGCTTTTTACAGTTCCATCGGCGGATGGACACTGGCTTACTCTTTAGACGCCATCACAGGCACGTTTGGGTCCATCACCATTGACGAAGCAGAAGCCCGTTTCGGCTCGTTCATTGTAAACCCATGGTCCCCGGTAATCTGGCAGGCAGCCTTTTTGGGCCTTACCATGGCGGTATGTTTGTTCGGCTTGCAAAAAGGGATTGAACGAACAAACAAATTTCTGATGCCGCTCTTAGGGATCATGCTGATGATTCTGGTGGTTCGGGCCGTCACGTTGCCCGGTGCGATGGAAGGGGTACGGTTTCTACTGTTCCCCGATTGGTCCCAGGTTTCCTGGACCACTTTTTTTGAAGCGCTCGGGATGGCCTTCTTCTCTCTGAGTGTTGGTGCGGGCACCATGATCACCTATGGCAGCTATCTTTCCAAAAAAGAAAGCATACCCGGTGCCGTAGGCAATGTCGTTCTTTTTTCAACACTTGTCTCTCTGGCTGCAGGCTTAGCTATTTTCCCCGCTGTTTTCTCCCTGGGATACGAGCCAAATGCCGGACCCCCTCTGGTTTTCATCACCTTGCCAGCGGTGTTTGCACAATTACCTGCCGGTGATCTCTTCGCGATCCTGTTCTTCTTTTTATTGAGTGTAGCTGCGTTGACATCGGCCATTTCTCTTTTGGAAGTGCCCCTTCGCTACCTGGAAGATGAACACCGCCTGGCTCGCCGGAAAGGCACTTGGTTTGTGGGAGGTATTGTCTTCCTGCTGGGTGTTCCCGCTACGCTCTCGTTCAGCTCGTTGGCGGATATCCATCTGATTGGCGATCTGCCGATCTTTGATTCCATGGATTTCGTAGCATCCAACATCTTACTTCCGTTGAGCGGATTGATCGTCGTGCTGTTTGT encodes:
- a CDS encoding GNAT family N-acetyltransferase, which codes for MAVVRVADHPDRKKQAFTIRHQVFVDEQNVPPSLEIDHWDSHPDVVHLLALEGDEAIGAARVRFPSETTAKLERLAVLASHRGCGIGQLLMEKAETVATERGKKEMVLNAQVQALPFYHRLGYRDFGEPFDDAGIPHKTMTKAIP
- a CDS encoding PHP domain-containing protein is translated as MKRWDLHVHTTASDGMMTPEDVVYLAREAGLSGIALTDHDTVEGVERAKAEGEKRGIDVIAGVEVSTLANGQDIHVLGYFMDVHDSRLLSRLKGQREVRQKRNGLVVERLRQLGVDIRLEEVLAKKREDGTNVGRPHIAEVLIEKGVVNSMDEAFDRFLGKDGKAYVTTPRLTPKDAIGLIREAGGVPVLAHPGLYGDDWLVCRLAESGLAGIEVRHPDHDQEMEQRYRDIAAKHQLIGTAGSDFHGERHGSMYHAPLGTCTVEGSVVEQLQNRRKPT
- a CDS encoding sodium-dependent transporter encodes the protein MASISNESREQWSGKMGFILASIGSAVGLGSIWRFPFVTGDNGGGAFVLIYLLSILLLGLPVLLSEIVLGRSSQKNPIGAYRHHAPGTPWFLSGYIGIVATVIILAFYSSIGGWTLAYSLDAITGTFGSITIDEAEARFGSFIVNPWSPVIWQAAFLGLTMAVCLFGLQKGIERTNKFLMPLLGIMLMILVVRAVTLPGAMEGVRFLLFPDWSQVSWTTFFEALGMAFFSLSVGAGTMITYGSYLSKKESIPGAVGNVVLFSTLVSLAAGLAIFPAVFSLGYEPNAGPPLVFITLPAVFAQLPAGDLFAILFFFLLSVAALTSAISLLEVPLRYLEDEHRLARRKGTWFVGGIVFLLGVPATLSFSSLADIHLIGDLPIFDSMDFVASNILLPLSGLIVVLFVGWKWGVRLMLSEAKGSDDKGMPAKALWSLIIRWVTPLLIMAVFLFQIINSIR